The Candidatus Tanganyikabacteria bacterium genome segment TAAGCCGGCGCATTGGCCCACGCCGAGAGAGGGCCGTAGAACTTGCCTTCTGGGATGTATTCGGACTGGTACTGCGTGGTCCAAGCCGCTTCCGGCCCGGCCTCGTGGGCGATGAAGGCGAGCAGCATGTCGATGCCTGCCGCGACGCCCGCCGAGCTCCAGATCGGGCCGTCACGCGTGTAGCGTTCCTCGACGACATCGACGCCGATCTCGCGCAGCTTTCCGACCATCTTCCAGTTGGTCGCCGCCTTCCTGCCTTCGAGCAGCCCGGCGACATGCAGCAGGAATGTGCCCGTGCAGACGCTGAGCACGGCCTTGGCGCCTCTGGCCTGCTCCTTCACGAAGGCGACGGAGCGCGGGTTCTTGATCTCTTCGAAGGTGGCGAAGCCACCGGGGATCAGCAGGTAGTCGAGCTGCCCGACATCGTCGTAGGTAGTCTCCGCGCGCGTCAGCAGCCCCTTGGCGCAGCGCATTTCGTCAGTGGTCTGGGCGACGGTGAGGCACTCCGGCCCGCCGGCGTAGGTCTTCCACATCGTGGCGATTTCCCACGGCCCGATCATGTCGAGCTCCTCGTAGCCGGGGTACATCATGAAGCCGAAGCGCATCGGAGGTGTCCTTGCTCAGATGAAGGTGAGGAGACGGCGGGGGTTGTGCACAATGATCGCGTCGATCTCGGCCTCGCTGAATCCGCGGGCGCGCATCATTGGCAGCACGTTTTCGAAGATGTGGCCGTAGCCATGGCCGCCGAAACGCGTCAGGCGTGTGCGGTAACAGATGTCATGGCTGATCACGACTTGGGCGAGGTGGCCCCTCGCGATCAGCGCGCGGATCAGCTTCAGCCGGCCCGCGTCGTTCGGCATGTCGATGTCGGACCAGGGGTAGAAGGCGTTCTCCTGGCCGAAGAGGTCGAATTCGATCACGACGCCGGTCCCGGCGAGCCTGAGCAGCCGCTCCTCGTCGAAGATCGTGCGGTCGATGTGGCTGATGATGACGCGGTCGGTTGGACAGCCCTCGGCGCGGATGAACTCCGCGACTTCCTGCGGCTGGTCGACATGCCGGCCGGGGTGTACGTTCAACGCCGCGCCTGTCTCCGCCATCGCGATCAGCGCGCCGCGCATCACGCGCTTCTCCAGGTCGGTCCAGGGGGACTGGCAGCCGATCTCGCCGATGATGCCGGCGCGGACCGATGTTCCCCAGGCGCCGACGAACACCTGCGCGATCATCTCCGCGGCGAAATCCTCGACCGTGCGCGTGCGGTTGGCCGGGGCCTGGTAGTCATCGACGTAGCGCCCGCAGCCCATCACGATATGCGCGCCGGTCTTGCTAGCGATCTCGGCATAGCCCTCGGGATCGGGATCAAGCCCGCCCGAGGAGAGTTCGACGATCGTGCGCCCGCCGAGCGCGACCATCTCCGCCACGGCCTCGGCCGCAGTGTCGCGACAGCGCAGCCTGAGATTGCCCGGAACCTTCCTGCGTCCGTAATTCATGCGGAAGCAGTTGCAGAGGGTGATCTCCGGCCCGTC includes the following:
- a CDS encoding DJ-1/PfpI family protein encodes the protein MRFGFMMYPGYEELDMIGPWEIATMWKTYAGGPECLTVAQTTDEMRCAKGLLTRAETTYDDVGQLDYLLIPGGFATFEEIKNPRSVAFVKEQARGAKAVLSVCTGTFLLHVAGLLEGRKAATNWKMVGKLREIGVDVVEERYTRDGPIWSSAGVAAGIDMLLAFIAHEAGPEAAWTTQYQSEYIPEGKFYGPLSAWANAPA
- a CDS encoding aryldialkylphosphatase, with protein sequence MAPASPARIDRAALRGKAQTVLGIVDPAALGPTLMHEHLIWDIRTPAMVAEGDDGPEITLCNCFRMNYGRRKVPGNLRLRCRDTAAEAVAEMVALGGRTIVELSSGGLDPDPEGYAEIASKTGAHIVMGCGRYVDDYQAPANRTRTVEDFAAEMIAQVFVGAWGTSVRAGIIGEIGCQSPWTDLEKRVMRGALIAMAETGAALNVHPGRHVDQPQEVAEFIRAEGCPTDRVIISHIDRTIFDEERLLRLAGTGVVIEFDLFGQENAFYPWSDIDMPNDAGRLKLIRALIARGHLAQVVISHDICYRTRLTRFGGHGYGHIFENVLPMMRARGFSEAEIDAIIVHNPRRLLTFI